Proteins co-encoded in one Actinomadura luteofluorescens genomic window:
- the rplS gene encoding 50S ribosomal protein L19, with the protein MHTLIQEIEKAAMRADVPDFRPGDTLKVHVRVTEGNRSRIQVFQGVVIRRQGGGARETFTVRKVSYSVGVERTFPLNSPSIDKIEIVTRGDVRRAKLYYLRNLRGKAARIKEKREH; encoded by the coding sequence ATGCACACCCTGATCCAGGAGATCGAGAAGGCCGCGATGCGCGCCGACGTCCCGGACTTCCGTCCGGGCGACACGCTGAAGGTGCACGTGCGCGTCACGGAGGGCAACCGGAGTCGTATCCAGGTCTTCCAGGGCGTGGTGATCCGGCGGCAGGGCGGCGGCGCCCGCGAGACCTTCACCGTCCGGAAGGTCAGCTACAGCGTCGGCGTCGAGCGGACCTTCCCGCTCAACAGCCCCTCGATCGACAAGATCGAAATCGTCACCCGCGGCGACGTCCGCCGCGCCAAGCTCTACTACCTGCGCAACCTGCGCGGCAAGGCCGCGCGCATCAAGGAGAAGCGCGAGCACTGA
- the rimM gene encoding ribosome maturation factor RimM (Essential for efficient processing of 16S rRNA), with the protein MSEPLVVGRIGRPHGVRGEVTVDVRTDEPESRFVPGTALATDPVTAGPLTIERKRWHSGRLLVRFAGVGDRDAAEELRGTWLVVDPGDIPPSADPDDFHDQELLGLAVVTTDGTEVGLVADVLHHGQDLLVVRGAGGEKLVPFVAALVPEVDVPGGRLVIDPPPGLLDES; encoded by the coding sequence ATGAGCGAACCGCTCGTGGTGGGACGGATCGGACGGCCGCACGGGGTTCGCGGCGAAGTCACCGTCGACGTCCGCACGGACGAGCCGGAGTCCCGGTTCGTCCCGGGCACGGCGCTCGCCACCGACCCCGTCACCGCCGGTCCGCTCACCATCGAGCGGAAACGCTGGCATTCGGGACGCCTGCTCGTGCGCTTCGCCGGGGTCGGCGACCGCGACGCCGCGGAGGAACTGCGCGGCACGTGGCTCGTCGTCGACCCCGGTGACATCCCCCCGTCCGCCGACCCGGACGACTTCCACGACCAGGAACTGCTCGGGCTCGCCGTGGTCACCACGGACGGGACCGAGGTCGGCCTGGTCGCGGATGTCCTGCACCACGGCCAGGATCTCCTGGTCGTGCGCGGGGCCGGGGGCGAGAAGCTGGTCCCCTTCGTGGCCGCGCTCGTCCCCGAGGTGGACGTTCCCGGGGGGCGGCTCGTCATAGATCCGCCCCCCGGCCTGCTCGACGAATCATGA
- a CDS encoding RNA-binding protein — MLEEALEHLVRGIVENPDDVQVRARRIRGGRVLEVRVHPEDLGKVIGRSGRTAKALRTVISALSGGRYVRVDLLDVNEVR; from the coding sequence GTGCTCGAAGAAGCGCTCGAGCACCTGGTCCGCGGGATCGTCGAGAACCCGGACGACGTCCAGGTTCGCGCCCGCCGGATCAGGGGCGGCCGGGTCCTGGAGGTGCGTGTGCACCCCGAGGACCTCGGGAAGGTCATCGGCCGAAGCGGTCGCACCGCCAAGGCCCTGCGCACGGTGATCAGCGCCCTCTCCGGAGGCCGTTACGTGCGTGTCGACCTGCTCGACGTCAACGAGGTCCGCTGA
- the rpsP gene encoding 30S ribosomal protein S16, producing the protein MAVKIKLKRLGKIRNPQYRIVVADARTKRDGRAIEEIGLYQPKQEPSLIKIDSERAQYWLGVGAQPTEPVLNLLKITGDWQKFKGEPGAEGTLKVAEPKADKKAAFEAAVKESLGDDEAAGSATRGKKKAEPKKSEAKATETDEAKSEG; encoded by the coding sequence GTGGCAGTCAAGATCAAGCTCAAGCGTCTGGGGAAGATCCGGAACCCGCAGTACCGGATCGTCGTCGCCGACGCCCGCACCAAGCGGGACGGGCGGGCCATCGAGGAGATCGGGCTCTACCAGCCCAAGCAGGAGCCCTCGCTCATCAAGATCGACTCTGAGCGTGCGCAGTACTGGCTGGGTGTCGGCGCGCAGCCGACCGAGCCCGTGCTCAACCTGCTGAAGATCACCGGCGACTGGCAGAAGTTCAAGGGCGAGCCGGGCGCCGAGGGCACCCTCAAGGTCGCCGAGCCGAAGGCCGACAAGAAGGCCGCGTTCGAGGCCGCCGTCAAGGAGTCGCTGGGCGACGACGAGGCCGCCGGCAGCGCGACCCGCGGCAAGAAGAAGGCCGAGCCGAAGAAGTCCGAGGCGAAGGCCACCGAGACCGACGAAGCCAAGAGCGAGGGCTGA
- the ffh gene encoding signal recognition particle protein, which yields MFETLSDRLTTVFSSLRSKGRLSEADINATAREIRIALLEADVALPVVKDFIAQIKERAQGSEVSQALNPAQQVVKIVNEELITILGGETRRIRLAKTPPTVIMLAGLQGAGKTTLAGKLARWLKQEGHTPMLVAADLQRPNAVQQLQVVGERAGVPVFAPEPGSGVGDPVDVARRSIDQARHAQHDVVVIDTAGRLGIDAEMMQQAVDIRDAVRPDDILFVVDAMVGQDAVNTAQAFMDGVGFDGVVLTKLDGDARGGAALSVRHITGRPIMFASTGEKLEDFSVFHPDRMAGRILDMGDILTLIEQAEQAFDAEQAEKMSSKFASGEDFTLEDFLEQMMMIRKLGPIGNLLGMMPGMGQVRDQISQIDDRDLDRIAAIIRSMTPQERAQPKIINGSRRARIAQGSGVGVGEVSSLVTRFFDAQKMMRQMAGGMGLPGMPGGRRKATKAAKAAKNKKGKQRSGDPRKRAAGGKSPQEQAPAAEGMPKGLPPGLGGGQLPPGLGGGQLPPGFQMPDLNKLQGRKKK from the coding sequence GTGTTCGAGACGCTCTCCGACCGGTTGACGACGGTCTTCTCGTCGCTGCGCAGCAAGGGCCGGCTCTCCGAGGCCGACATCAACGCGACCGCCCGCGAGATCCGGATCGCGCTCCTTGAGGCCGACGTCGCGCTCCCCGTGGTCAAGGACTTCATCGCGCAGATCAAGGAGCGGGCGCAGGGCTCGGAGGTCTCGCAGGCGCTGAACCCGGCGCAGCAGGTCGTCAAGATCGTCAACGAGGAGCTCATCACCATCCTCGGCGGCGAGACCCGGCGGATCCGGCTGGCCAAGACCCCGCCGACCGTGATCATGCTCGCGGGCCTGCAGGGCGCCGGCAAGACCACCCTCGCCGGCAAGCTGGCCCGCTGGCTGAAGCAGGAGGGCCACACGCCGATGCTGGTGGCGGCCGACCTCCAGCGCCCCAACGCCGTCCAGCAGCTCCAGGTCGTCGGCGAGCGGGCCGGGGTCCCGGTGTTCGCGCCCGAGCCGGGCAGCGGCGTCGGCGACCCGGTCGACGTGGCGCGCCGCTCGATCGACCAGGCCCGGCACGCCCAGCACGACGTCGTCGTCATCGACACCGCCGGCCGCCTCGGCATCGACGCCGAGATGATGCAGCAGGCCGTCGACATCCGCGACGCCGTCCGCCCCGACGACATCCTGTTCGTCGTCGACGCCATGGTCGGCCAGGACGCGGTCAACACCGCCCAGGCCTTCATGGACGGCGTCGGCTTCGACGGCGTCGTGCTCACCAAGCTCGACGGCGACGCGCGCGGCGGCGCGGCCCTGTCCGTCCGGCACATCACCGGACGCCCCATCATGTTCGCCTCCACGGGCGAGAAGCTCGAGGACTTCAGCGTCTTCCACCCGGACCGCATGGCGGGCCGGATCCTCGACATGGGCGACATCCTCACCCTGATCGAGCAGGCCGAGCAGGCGTTCGACGCCGAGCAGGCCGAGAAGATGTCCAGCAAGTTCGCCTCGGGCGAGGACTTCACCCTCGAGGACTTCCTCGAGCAGATGATGATGATCCGCAAGCTCGGCCCGATCGGGAACCTGCTCGGGATGATGCCGGGCATGGGCCAGGTCCGCGACCAGATCAGCCAGATCGACGACCGCGACCTGGACCGCATCGCCGCGATCATCCGCTCGATGACCCCGCAGGAGCGCGCCCAGCCGAAGATCATCAACGGTTCGCGGCGGGCCCGCATCGCCCAGGGCTCCGGCGTCGGCGTCGGCGAGGTCAGCAGCCTGGTCACCCGGTTCTTCGACGCGCAGAAGATGATGCGCCAGATGGCCGGCGGCATGGGCCTGCCCGGCATGCCCGGCGGCCGCCGCAAGGCCACGAAGGCGGCGAAGGCCGCCAAGAACAAGAAGGGCAAGCAGCGCAGCGGCGACCCCCGCAAGCGCGCCGCGGGAGGCAAGTCCCCCCAGGAGCAGGCCCCCGCAGCCGAGGGCATGCCGAAGGGCCTCCCACCCGGCCTCGGCGGCGGCCAGCTCCCGCCCGGCCTGGGCGGCGGCCAACTCCCCCCCGGCTTCCAGATGCCCGACCTGAACAAACTCCAGGGCCGCAAAAAGAAGTAA
- a CDS encoding [protein-PII] uridylyltransferase — MTLAHPPAGDRAPAPPPAGGAASESARAALATARAARAAALDRWLASLLTTAPPSDGAAADGAEPEGVALVAVGSHARRELTPGGDLDLVLLHRGLAGVAEIADRVWYPVWDSGLRLDHSVRTVAEARTVARGDMKAALGLLSARRVAGDHALVDELRAAVLTDWRADAPTRLAELSAMCRERWEAHGELAFLLEPDLKEAHGGLRDVHVMHAVAASWVASAPDARVRAAHDLLLDIRHALHQVTGRSTDRLVLQEQEAVAHALGLLDADVLQRSIAEAARTVTYGASHLWRRVENFTRAKVRQPPGVPQGAGRRGVERRPVGDGAVEHEGEVVLARNADLNDPALVLRVAAAAAQTGLPLAPATVARLADRAALPQAPWPAEARDALVSLLGAGPAAIAVWEALDQAGLIVRLLPDWERVRNRPQRNPVHRFTVDRHLVETAAGAAALTREVARPDLLLICALLHDIGKGWPGDHSTSGAVVARDIGARLGLPEDDVRVLETVVRHHLLLPETATRRDIDDPVTVQTVTSAVSGVPGREREVVDLLAALAVADGGATGPAAWGAWKAGLVAELARRATAALSGGTPPPAPALGADHLALARHDGAAVRVTGSRITIAAPDRPGLLWRAAGVLALHRLAVKTARVISSPSASPAQTAVLDFTAVPEYGTPPDPAGLEADLRRMLAGRLDVAERLERRARSVRIRPGVTVPPPRVMIVDDASRTATVVEVRAHDRPGLLWRVGQALGSCGLQVRAAQVDTLGAEAVDVFYVVDEQGRPLDDPDALAAVRTRVLKTLR, encoded by the coding sequence GTGACCCTCGCCCACCCGCCGGCCGGAGACCGGGCCCCCGCGCCCCCTCCGGCCGGCGGCGCCGCTTCGGAGTCGGCCCGCGCCGCCCTGGCCACCGCCCGCGCAGCCCGCGCCGCCGCCCTCGACCGCTGGCTGGCCTCCCTCCTGACCACGGCCCCGCCCTCCGACGGCGCCGCCGCGGACGGGGCGGAGCCCGAGGGAGTGGCGCTCGTCGCGGTGGGAAGCCACGCGCGGCGTGAACTGACCCCCGGCGGCGACCTCGACCTCGTCCTGCTGCACCGCGGCCTGGCCGGCGTCGCGGAGATCGCCGACCGCGTCTGGTACCCGGTCTGGGACTCCGGGCTCCGGCTCGACCACTCCGTCCGCACCGTCGCCGAGGCCCGGACCGTGGCGCGCGGCGACATGAAGGCCGCCCTCGGCCTGCTGTCGGCCCGCCGCGTCGCCGGCGACCACGCCCTCGTCGACGAGCTGCGCGCCGCCGTCCTCACCGACTGGCGCGCCGACGCCCCCACCCGGCTGGCCGAACTGTCGGCGATGTGCCGCGAACGCTGGGAGGCCCACGGCGAGCTGGCGTTCCTGCTCGAACCCGATCTGAAGGAAGCCCACGGCGGGCTGCGGGACGTCCACGTCATGCACGCCGTCGCCGCGTCCTGGGTGGCCTCCGCCCCGGACGCGCGAGTGCGCGCCGCCCATGACCTGCTCCTCGACATCCGGCACGCGCTCCACCAGGTCACCGGCCGCTCTACCGACCGCCTCGTCCTCCAGGAACAGGAGGCCGTCGCCCACGCCCTCGGGCTCCTGGACGCCGACGTCCTGCAACGCTCGATCGCCGAAGCCGCCCGAACCGTCACCTACGGGGCGTCCCACCTGTGGCGCCGCGTCGAGAACTTCACCAGGGCCAAAGTCCGGCAGCCTCCCGGCGTCCCGCAGGGCGCGGGCCGGCGCGGTGTGGAGCGCAGGCCGGTCGGGGACGGCGCCGTCGAGCACGAGGGCGAGGTCGTCCTCGCACGCAACGCCGATCTGAACGACCCGGCGCTCGTCCTGCGCGTCGCCGCGGCCGCCGCCCAGACGGGCCTGCCGCTCGCCCCCGCCACGGTCGCCCGGCTCGCCGACCGCGCCGCGCTGCCGCAGGCCCCCTGGCCCGCCGAGGCCCGCGACGCGCTCGTCTCCCTGCTCGGCGCCGGGCCCGCCGCCATCGCCGTCTGGGAGGCCCTCGACCAGGCCGGGCTGATCGTCCGGCTGCTGCCCGACTGGGAGCGCGTCCGCAACCGCCCGCAGCGCAACCCCGTCCACCGCTTCACCGTCGACCGCCACCTCGTCGAGACCGCCGCGGGCGCCGCCGCCCTGACCCGCGAGGTGGCCCGCCCCGACCTGCTCCTGATTTGCGCGCTCCTGCACGACATCGGCAAGGGCTGGCCCGGCGACCACTCCACCTCCGGCGCGGTCGTCGCCCGCGACATCGGCGCCCGCCTCGGCCTCCCGGAGGACGACGTCCGCGTCCTCGAGACCGTCGTCCGCCACCACCTGCTGCTGCCCGAGACCGCGACCCGCCGCGACATCGACGACCCGGTCACCGTCCAGACCGTCACCTCCGCCGTGTCCGGCGTTCCCGGCCGCGAGCGCGAGGTCGTCGACCTCCTCGCCGCCCTCGCCGTCGCCGACGGCGGCGCCACCGGCCCCGCCGCCTGGGGCGCCTGGAAGGCCGGCCTGGTCGCCGAACTCGCCCGCCGCGCCACCGCCGCGCTCTCCGGCGGCACGCCCCCGCCCGCGCCGGCGCTCGGCGCCGACCACCTCGCCCTGGCGCGCCACGACGGCGCCGCCGTCCGCGTGACGGGCTCCCGGATCACCATCGCCGCCCCCGACCGCCCCGGCCTGCTCTGGCGCGCCGCCGGCGTCCTCGCCCTGCACCGCCTGGCCGTGAAGACCGCGCGCGTGATCTCCTCCCCGTCGGCCTCGCCCGCCCAGACCGCGGTGCTGGACTTCACGGCCGTCCCCGAGTACGGCACGCCGCCGGATCCGGCCGGGCTGGAGGCGGACCTGCGGCGGATGCTCGCCGGACGGCTCGACGTGGCCGAGCGGCTGGAACGGCGGGCGCGGTCCGTCCGGATCCGGCCCGGCGTCACGGTGCCGCCCCCGCGCGTCATGATCGTCGACGACGCCTCGCGCACCGCCACCGTCGTCGAGGTCCGGGCGCACGACCGTCCCGGCCTCCTGTGGCGCGTCGGCCAGGCGCTCGGGTCCTGCGGCCTGCAGGTCCGCGCCGCCCAGGTGGACACCCTCGGAGCCGAGGCCGTGGACGTCTTCTACGTGGTGGACGAGCAGGGCCGCCCCCTCGACGACCCCGACGCGCTGGCGGCGGTCCGGACCCGGGTTCTGAAGACCCTCCGCTGA
- a CDS encoding P-II family nitrogen regulator, which yields MKLITAVIKPFKLDEVKKALEAFGVKGMTVSEASGYGRQKGHTEVYRGAEYQVDLVPKLRVEVLVEAEDADDIIDVIVKAARTDKIGDGKVWAVPVDTVVRVRTGETGPEAL from the coding sequence ATGAAGCTCATCACGGCGGTCATCAAGCCGTTCAAGCTGGACGAGGTGAAGAAGGCCCTGGAGGCCTTCGGCGTCAAGGGGATGACCGTCAGCGAGGCCAGCGGCTACGGGCGGCAGAAGGGCCACACCGAGGTCTACCGGGGCGCCGAGTACCAGGTCGACCTGGTGCCCAAGCTGCGCGTCGAGGTCCTGGTCGAGGCCGAGGACGCCGACGACATCATCGACGTGATCGTCAAGGCGGCCCGCACCGACAAGATCGGCGACGGGAAGGTGTGGGCCGTGCCGGTCGACACCGTCGTCCGGGTCCGCACCGGCGAGACCGGCCCGGAAGCCCTCTAG
- a CDS encoding ammonium transporter, protein MKIDSGSTAWMLTSTALVLLMTPGLAFFYGGMSRAKSVLNMMMMSFVSIAVVGMAWVVYGYSLTFGDGGGLSSFIGGFGDWGLVGLENAATADDGTGIPQLVFVAFQATFAIITVALISGAVADRAKFGAWVVFTLVWATLVYFPIAHWVWWSDGKDGGKSGWLFHLGALDFAGGTVVHINAGVAALALVLVLGKRKGWPKEPMRPHNLPFVLLGAGLLWFGWFGFNAGSALSAGSTAAVAFINTLVATCAAAFAWIVVEKLRDGASTTLGIASGVVAGLVAITPACAFVTPLGALALGLVAGAVCAFAVGLKYKLGYDDSLDVVGVHMVGGIVGALLIGFLATTAVNDAGADGLFAGGGFALLGKQAVAVLATLAYSFVVTYVIAKVIDLVMGFRISEDDEAAGIDSTAHAETAYDFGTIRAGIGSGAGIGSGATAAAPAPAAPAKKVEAKG, encoded by the coding sequence ATGAAGATCGATAGCGGTAGTACCGCCTGGATGCTGACGAGCACGGCGCTCGTCCTGCTGATGACACCGGGCCTGGCCTTCTTCTACGGGGGTATGAGCCGGGCCAAAAGCGTGCTCAACATGATGATGATGAGCTTCGTCAGCATCGCCGTGGTGGGCATGGCGTGGGTCGTCTACGGCTACTCGCTCACCTTCGGCGACGGCGGCGGGCTCAGCTCGTTCATCGGCGGGTTCGGCGACTGGGGCCTGGTCGGCCTGGAGAACGCGGCCACGGCCGACGACGGGACGGGCATCCCGCAGCTGGTCTTCGTGGCGTTCCAGGCCACGTTCGCCATCATCACCGTCGCGCTGATCAGCGGCGCGGTCGCGGACCGTGCCAAGTTCGGGGCCTGGGTGGTGTTCACCCTGGTCTGGGCGACGCTGGTGTACTTCCCGATCGCCCACTGGGTGTGGTGGTCCGACGGCAAGGACGGCGGCAAGTCCGGCTGGCTGTTCCACCTCGGCGCGCTCGACTTCGCGGGCGGGACGGTCGTCCACATCAACGCCGGCGTCGCGGCGCTCGCCCTGGTGCTGGTGCTCGGCAAGCGCAAGGGCTGGCCGAAGGAGCCGATGCGGCCGCACAACCTGCCGTTCGTCCTGCTCGGCGCCGGGCTGCTGTGGTTCGGCTGGTTCGGCTTCAACGCCGGGTCCGCGCTGTCGGCCGGCTCCACCGCGGCCGTCGCGTTCATCAACACGCTCGTCGCCACCTGCGCCGCCGCGTTCGCCTGGATCGTCGTCGAGAAGCTGCGCGACGGCGCGTCCACGACCCTCGGCATCGCCTCGGGCGTGGTGGCCGGCCTGGTCGCGATCACCCCGGCCTGCGCGTTCGTCACCCCCCTCGGCGCCCTCGCCCTCGGCCTGGTCGCCGGCGCGGTGTGCGCGTTCGCGGTGGGCCTGAAGTACAAGCTCGGCTACGACGACTCGCTCGACGTCGTCGGCGTCCACATGGTCGGCGGCATCGTCGGCGCCCTGCTGATCGGCTTCCTGGCGACCACCGCCGTCAACGACGCCGGCGCCGACGGGCTGTTCGCCGGCGGCGGGTTCGCGCTGCTCGGCAAGCAGGCCGTCGCGGTCCTGGCGACGCTCGCCTACTCCTTCGTCGTCACCTACGTGATCGCCAAGGTGATCGACCTGGTGATGGGCTTCCGGATCAGCGAGGACGACGAGGCCGCCGGCATCGACAGCACGGCGCACGCGGAGACCGCCTACGACTTCGGCACGATCCGCGCGGGCATCGGTTCTGGGGCGGGCATCGGCTCCGGGGCGACCGCGGCGGCGCCCGCCCCCGCCGCCCCGGCGAAGAAGGTGGAGGCGAAGGGATGA
- the ftsY gene encoding signal recognition particle-docking protein FtsY encodes MEFVIVIAVLAVIALIIGGVTLLRPRRTRPPVERPSERTGGATAADAADTAAPTIEKAPPTEAPPRPAVEIERPPPGAGRLVRLRARLARSQNAFGKTLLVLLSRDTLDEDAWEEIEDTLISADMGTAVARQVTDDLRTRVQVLGTRSPEEVRAMLKEELLKQIGPDIDRSLHTEAHGDRPAVLMVVGVNGTGKTTTCGKLGRVLVGDGNTVLLGAADTFRAAAADQLETWGTRVGAQVVRKDEGADPASVAFDAVKQGIDTKVNVVIVDTAGRLHTKTGLMDELGKVKRVVEKQAAVDEVLLVLDATTGQNGMQQARVFAEVVNITGVVLTKLDGTAKGGIVVQVQRELGVPVKLVGLGEGPDDLAPFEPEAFVDAILGD; translated from the coding sequence ATGGAATTTGTGATCGTCATCGCCGTGCTGGCCGTGATCGCGCTGATCATCGGCGGCGTCACGCTGCTGCGGCCGCGCCGGACCCGCCCGCCGGTCGAGCGCCCCTCCGAGCGCACCGGCGGCGCCACCGCCGCCGACGCGGCCGACACCGCAGCCCCCACGATCGAGAAGGCCCCGCCGACGGAGGCGCCGCCGCGGCCCGCCGTCGAGATCGAGCGGCCCCCGCCCGGCGCGGGCCGGCTCGTGCGGCTGCGGGCCCGGCTCGCCCGCTCCCAGAACGCCTTCGGCAAGACCCTCCTCGTCCTGCTGTCGCGCGACACGCTCGACGAGGACGCCTGGGAGGAGATCGAGGACACCCTGATCTCCGCCGACATGGGCACCGCGGTGGCCCGGCAGGTCACCGACGACCTGCGGACCCGCGTCCAGGTCCTCGGCACGCGCAGCCCGGAGGAGGTCCGGGCGATGCTCAAGGAGGAGCTGCTCAAGCAGATCGGCCCCGACATCGACCGCTCCCTGCACACCGAGGCGCACGGCGACCGTCCCGCCGTCCTCATGGTCGTCGGCGTGAACGGCACCGGCAAGACCACCACGTGCGGCAAGCTCGGCCGCGTCCTCGTCGGCGACGGCAACACCGTGCTGCTGGGCGCCGCCGACACCTTCCGCGCCGCCGCCGCCGACCAGCTGGAGACGTGGGGGACGCGGGTGGGCGCGCAGGTCGTCCGCAAGGACGAGGGCGCCGACCCCGCCAGCGTCGCGTTCGACGCCGTCAAGCAGGGCATCGACACCAAGGTCAACGTGGTGATCGTCGACACGGCGGGCCGGCTGCACACCAAGACCGGGCTGATGGACGAGCTCGGCAAGGTCAAGCGGGTGGTGGAGAAGCAGGCCGCGGTCGACGAGGTCCTGCTCGTCCTGGACGCCACGACCGGCCAGAACGGCATGCAGCAGGCCCGGGTCTTCGCCGAGGTCGTCAACATCACCGGCGTGGTGCTCACCAAGCTGGACGGCACCGCCAAGGGCGGCATCGTCGTCCAGGTGCAGCGCGAGCTCGGCGTCCCGGTGAAGCTGGTGGGCCTCGGGGAGGGGCCGGACGACCTCGCGCCGTTCGAGCCCGAGGCGTTCGTGGACGCGATCCTCGGCGACTGA
- a CDS encoding DivIVA domain-containing protein, protein MNSPNLPVVSEGSRLTPGELHSVVFARAALGRRGYDEEQVRNFLQYVERELVKIFTDKAALADEVNRLRSQASSGSRGVMAPEDAHFQAVRILSQAQQTADLYVADAERYTRELAHEARLHREAILSDAKGRAEQMLEDAHRKAAAVAEAAVRTAPPQAAPAPRPENLPDADRLALEREIAYLRTYSDVYRTHLRSYLEALLRNVDEWESSERASLPGGNA, encoded by the coding sequence TTGAACTCCCCGAACCTTCCGGTCGTCTCCGAGGGCTCGCGGCTGACCCCGGGCGAGCTCCACTCGGTGGTGTTCGCCCGGGCCGCCCTAGGGCGCCGCGGATACGACGAGGAGCAGGTCCGCAACTTCCTGCAGTACGTGGAGCGGGAACTCGTCAAGATCTTCACCGACAAGGCCGCCCTCGCCGACGAGGTGAACCGGCTGCGCAGCCAGGCGTCCTCCGGCTCCCGAGGCGTGATGGCCCCCGAGGACGCCCACTTCCAGGCCGTCCGCATCCTGTCGCAGGCCCAGCAGACCGCCGACCTGTACGTGGCGGACGCCGAGCGCTACACCAGGGAGCTGGCGCACGAGGCGAGGCTGCACCGGGAGGCGATCCTGTCCGACGCCAAGGGACGGGCGGAGCAGATGCTGGAGGACGCCCACCGCAAGGCCGCCGCCGTCGCCGAGGCGGCCGTCCGCACGGCCCCGCCGCAGGCCGCGCCGGCGCCCCGCCCCGAGAACCTCCCGGACGCGGATCGCCTCGCCCTGGAGCGCGAGATCGCCTACCTGCGCACCTACAGCGACGTCTACCGGACCCACCTGCGCTCCTATCTGGAGGCGCTGCTCCGCAACGTCGACGAGTGGGAGTCCTCCGAACGGGCATCCCTCCCTGGAGGTAATGCCTGA
- a CDS encoding globin domain-containing protein, translating to MDAQRLKASFAQVAEKGDAVALFFYSDLFVRNPHLRDMFPIGMSGQRDKLLRALGHIVSQVDDLSNLVPFLQQLGRDHRRFGIVAEHYPHVGASLLATLRHFSGTAWTDDLESDWTAAYTLVAKVMLEAADENALTSPAWWNGQVVAVERRRFDISVLRIQPDRPLPYAPGQSVALEVPSRLRHWRYYSMANAPRPDHTVDFHVRLVDGGPVSPVLVRGTQAGDRVRMGAPIGTLTLDESSPRDVLLVAGSTGLAPLKAILEQVSRRAVPPRVHLFFGARSRDGLYDLEDLAKLADGFPWLTVVPAVSDEPGGHGFSSLLQSGDDGIEHGNLSDVVARRGPWDGHDAYVCGPAVMVGHTVEQLTRLGVPRDRIRLETFADAQR from the coding sequence GTGGACGCCCAGCGACTGAAGGCCAGCTTCGCGCAGGTCGCCGAGAAGGGCGACGCGGTCGCCCTGTTCTTCTACTCCGACCTCTTCGTACGCAACCCCCACCTGCGCGACATGTTCCCCATCGGGATGAGCGGGCAGCGCGACAAGCTGCTGCGCGCCCTCGGGCACATCGTGTCCCAGGTGGACGACCTGTCCAATCTCGTCCCGTTCCTGCAGCAGCTCGGCCGTGACCACCGCAGGTTCGGCATCGTGGCCGAGCACTACCCGCACGTCGGGGCCAGCCTCCTCGCCACCCTGCGGCACTTCTCCGGGACGGCCTGGACCGACGACCTCGAAAGCGACTGGACGGCGGCCTACACCCTCGTCGCCAAGGTCATGCTGGAGGCCGCCGACGAGAACGCCCTCACCAGCCCCGCCTGGTGGAACGGGCAGGTCGTCGCCGTCGAGCGCCGCCGATTCGACATCAGCGTCCTGCGGATCCAGCCCGACCGGCCCCTGCCGTACGCGCCGGGCCAGTCCGTCGCGCTCGAAGTGCCGTCCCGGCTGCGGCACTGGCGGTACTACTCGATGGCGAACGCACCGCGTCCCGACCACACCGTCGACTTCCACGTCCGGCTGGTGGACGGCGGGCCGGTGAGCCCCGTGCTCGTGCGCGGCACCCAGGCCGGCGACCGCGTCCGCATGGGCGCCCCCATCGGAACCCTCACGCTGGACGAGAGTTCCCCGCGGGACGTCCTGCTCGTCGCGGGCAGCACCGGCCTGGCCCCGCTGAAGGCGATCCTGGAGCAGGTCTCCCGCCGCGCCGTCCCGCCCCGCGTGCACCTGTTCTTCGGTGCTCGCAGCCGCGACGGCCTCTACGACCTGGAGGATCTGGCCAAGCTGGCGGACGGCTTCCCCTGGCTCACCGTCGTCCCGGCCGTTTCGGACGAACCGGGCGGGCACGGGTTCTCCTCGCTGCTCCAGTCGGGGGACGACGGCATCGAGCACGGCAACCTGTCCGACGTGGTCGCGAGGCGCGGCCCCTGGGACGGTCACGACGCCTACGTGTGCGGGCCGGCCGTCATGGTCGGGCACACCGTCGAGCAGCTGACGCGGCTCGGCGTCCCCCGTGACCGCATCCGCCTCGAAACCTTCGCCGACGCACAGAGGTGA